The window CAACTGTAGATGAACGACAGAGCACACGAAAACAAAGTAGCTTAAGATGTTTTCTGCCTTCACATTGACACCGCTGCAACTAGTGCGGTTTTGTTTCGTTATTCAGTCGAAGCCCCATAGTATCCACCATACTAGACATATATATATGCCTCTTACACATTTCCACAAATCCTCCTGACCTTAGCTAAGCTACATCACATAATAGCCTTGCGGGCCGAGCCTATCCTAATGTCTCTCAGAACCCCTACGGACCCCTTCTCCCATTAAACTACACATGCACCGGGTAATACCTTACAAGGAGCCATAGATTCGTTATATATGTACAACACATGCTTGGAATTAGGTGCCATTGGATAAATCGGGATCTCAGGAGCATGTAGATACAGGAATATGCATTGGTCTCTATTTGTAGAATAAGATACAGGCGTTTCCATCATACCCTTATATCGACTGAAGAAAGAGAATAAATGGACGTGATAAACGCATGATGTGGAGTTCCATATGTGTCCGAATTCCACTAATTACTCGTACCCACGTGACACCGGACGCGTCCAGAGTCTCGGACATATCACACTATTATACTTCAGTATGAATTATCGTAATTTACATCACAATCAATGCATGTACAGCTACAGAACTCTAGGAGGTGCCCGAAGGGCCCGGCGTGCATGCATGGGCGGCGTTTGACTCCGCCCTGCAGTGTCCGACACGAGCAGTCTGCCTACGCTTCCTCCTGGCCTCCGCTTCCTTCGCTTTCCTCGTCGCAAGCTCCTCGGCATGCTCTTCCTGATACGACGGGTCAAAGAGTTGACCCTCAGGATACCTCTGCCTCCTCCTACTCCCCCGAGTAGCCCTTTCAAGCGCTAGGGCCGCATTGGCACTAGCTagctccttctccagaAGCGCGATCCTCGCCAAGTGCTGCTCAGTGGCTTTTTCAAGCTTGACCATGGACTGGTACGAGGTCAGCTTGCCCTGCCGAACAGCACGACCGTTCGCGCGAAGGATGCGGAGACTGTGGGGGGTAAGAGGCTCCACAGCGACAGcctgaggaggaggagtgCCCAGCACTTGCTCCTCAACGCCCATGACGACGGGATCAAGAGGAAACAGGCCTGATTTCCTCCAAGCTCCTCGAATTTGGCGTGAGGTCGTCGTCTCCCGCCACGCCCTCTGGTGCCAGCCCCAAAACATCCCCTTGGCCACCCCTCTAAGGGAGCTACCAAGTTGGTAAGCATCCACTTGTCGATGGTATGCTGCCTTTAAGGTGTTAAAGAAGTCGACATCCAGAGGTTGGAACCTGCCGCTCATCTTCgctggaaggagaagaacgacAATGTTCCTAGCCCAGCAAGCTTCCAGGAAATCGACCTTCGTATGCGGTTCCGCACCGTCGAGGATGAGCAGGCGTCGTTGCCGGCCGCCACTGGCGATATCGCGTGTGAAGGGGTCAAACGCTTCTTCAAGCCATTTTAACATCACATAGCTGTTGATCCAGCCTGAATTAGTGGTGATCGCAAGCTGGCGTACGTCGTCACCTTCCTCCCGTACATTGAACCAGCTTTCTTGCAGATGTGCGCCTTGATAAATGATGAGGGGAGGAACCGGCGCAGAGTCAATGCCGATGCAAGCCACCGATGTGATGTGCTCATTCGACGGTGGTACAGCTTGGCCATTTCTTGGGTGGGTACGTGGCGCAACCCTTCGGACTCTTCGAGAGCTCGAGAGCTCGAAAGCAGTCTCGTCCATGTTGAAAATTAGGTGGGGGGCGTAAAGACCACTATCGTACACCTCTTTGACCTGCGAAAAGCATTTAATCGATTTTAAGAAACACTAAGAAAAAACATACAAGGTGATAAAAGGCTCTGCGTGTCTCTGGAGTATCTGCTTGTAGACGTCCAAGCTCGCTGTAAGAGGAAAAACGCGAATGTATGGTATCGTGGTGTCGCTGGATGAATCGCGAGCCCCAATTGATACCCAATTTTCCACCGTAGATCGCTTCTGCAAATTCGACGACATGCCTCGGTGTCAAGAGGGTGCCTCGTTCGGCATATTCATTGATCTTTTTGACCaattcctcctcctgcacGATAGAGAGATGTCGAGCGGCCGAGGTCGTAATGGACGCGTGTACATTGGCGTGACGGTCGTAGAGGGTTGACTTTGAGACCCCGTATAAATCTGCGACTTTCTGATAGCTGTCATGAGGGTTGTTTATCTTGTGCTCAAGTGCGAGGTTCATAGAATAGATCATTGTGGAGATATAATGTCAAGGATATGTACAGTATAGGGACGTTTTGATGTCCGAGACTCTGGACGCGTCCGGTGTCACGTgagtacgagtactcgTTCTTGAATTGACTGACAAAACCAAAACACCACCTCCCCCTTCAACATCTTATTTGCATAATACGTACATCTATCCAAGTTACACACAAACACGCACAATGGCACCATTCACTCTCAACTGGGGTATTATCTCTACCGGCCGCATATCCACTACCTTTGCCCAAGACCTCCTCGTCGACCCGGCTACCCGCAACACCAAGGATGTCAACCACAAAATTGCTGCTGTCGGCTCCCGCTCCGTCCAGTCTGCTCAAACATTCATTGACAAACTTAAGGAAAGCTCCGAGGGGAAACCATGGGCTTGGGGAGTGAAGAATGGTGTTCTCGACGGTGTCAAGGCTAGGGGAAATTACGAGGAAGTGTACAACGATCCTGTACGTAATCTGGGTTCATCTTCTTAACTGTTACGATAAGGCGTATTCATGTACTTGCCCTCACAAGTAGGATGTCACCGTCGTTTACGTAGGCACCCCGCATGTTCTCCACCACCGTAACGCAAAGGACGCTCTGTTGGCCGGTAAACACGTCCTCCTCGAGAAGCCTGCTTGTCTTGAAGTTGAAGAGTTGGACGAGTTGATCAAGATTgcaaaggagaagaacCTTTTCTTTATGGAGTGAGGCATACATCCTTTCCTCTGTATGTATGTATGCTGAAAACAGACATATAGAGCTGTGTGGACACGATTCCAGCCTATCGCTTACGCCATCGAAGAGGTAATTAAATCCGGTATTCTAGGTAAACCCAGGCGATTTTCCGCCGATTTCTCCATGGACGTGAACTTGGACGGTATGCTGCCTTATTTCGGCCTAACAAGCCATAATAATCACTGACTTAACACTATTTTAGCCTTGCCAGACTCTAGCCGTATGATCAACCCAGCTCTGGGAGGTGGCTCACTCCTTGATATGTCCGCCTACCCCTCTGTCTGGGCCATGCTCCTTGTCCACCGTCATCCTCTCAACACTGATAAAGACCCCAAGGTGCTCTTCACCCATCAAACTATTTACCCTCGCTCTGGAGTGGACATCAATTCGAGGTGGTTGGTTGAGTGGAAGGGGCTTTGTCAGGGAATGTTGATGACAGATTTGGGTAATGCTGGACAGAAGGGTTCAACGGCGGTTTTGCAGTGTGACGAAGGGGATTTGGTTATTGCCTGTACgttccctttccctctttctccaCCCATTCCCTCGCGCTGACTTGATCCTTTCTCCTCCCCTTCTAAATGTAGACGGCCCTTCCCGACCTGACACATTCTACATCCACCCCCGTCCCTCTCGCTTCCCCGGCCCTAAAGGCACCATCACCTCCTCCACTACTCACTATCACCCTTTCCATGATGGGAACAATGGGATGTCATACGAAGCAGATGAGGTTGCGAGGTGTATTAGGGATGGAAAAATTGAGAGCGAGAGGATGCCATGGAACGAGAGCAGGGTTGTGCAGGGCTGGGTTGATAAGGtgaggaaagaaggacCGAGCGAGACTGCCAAGTTGGTGGGGACCGCTGGACAATAGAGCGAAAAGCGGCAAGTATAAGTGACGAACGTCATTTATGAGATGGATTGTATATGAAAAGCGAAAACGAATATGCAACCTATTGTTCATTCCTCCTTCCAAACTGTATATATATCGCAACTTTTTGCCTCAACAAGTGCATGATTCGATTTGTTAAAGGGCGTAACACAGACGGAATCTTGTAACTTGTCCCAGAAACGAGGGTGACTTGTAACTTGAATTCAGTTATTCTCTATGTTACTCGAGTACGTATAATCTTCATTAGTTGTCGCCGCAGTTTGTCTATAAGTATAGCATGGAGGTGATATGTACGATTATAGCAGCCAAAATACATCCAATTCCGCTACGGTGGCATATCGATGAGGAATTCCAATTTGGATCGCCCTCTTCTCTGGATCTTTCCTTTGTCTCTGTTCACCCCCTGGCAGGATCCAGTACGGCTACCGTGGAGAATACGGTGGTGGCGACGGCTCCTGCGGTCTGATCTGCTTGCCACTAAGTAGTTGCCACTAAGTAAATTTGTAATTGCTCTCTACTCGTACTCCTTGGGGGTCCCTTGGACATATGACTGTATTGCCATACTGTATCCTGCATATAATTTTACAAACCTTCTTCCACTCCTCACAACTCGGCTCTACCAGGATGCGTTTGTGGACATGATAATAGCTTCTGCACTAGTACTTGGCAGTTCCATCCCAGCAGGAAAACCCCTGATACGAGCCTTGATGCATTGGTTATAATGCCATCTGTTCATATTTCCGCTTACGCGAGGACAGTAGGCTAGTGCGCTACTTATATGCCAGATCTAAAAGACTGGACGGATGATGCATATTATGAGACCATAATGGCGAGTCATGATTCATTTTGACGAGAGACACTGTTGCTTACAATGATCACTCCATGAAGTCTCCATCTATATGCCTTTTACCCCGCTGGCAGTCGGCCTAAATGCACAGATGTATAATCCACACACACTCAATTATGGAAGGCGGGCCTGGATGGATCCGTGAGTTCCTATATGTACATATTATCGACATTCACATATTTGTGGCATGCTGCTGATGCCGTTATCAATTTAGTATATCAtgttttcttctcttttatCGCCTGCGGTCTGGTCTTCTCCACAATCGTTTCAGGGGAGTTCAGTGTATAAAAAAAACACTCTTTGCATGTTGGGAATGCTGGCTGTAAGTGCTTCCAGGTTGTGCGCATTCATCTCGCATGCTGATATTGTGTGACAGCCTAGCTTGTCGTTCCTCAGCACTCTTTGCTAATCACCGCGACCTCGCTTTTGCATACCCACATCCgggagaaagaaaaggtGTAGGAAAATGGGGTGTAGGAAAATACGCGGGATTAGTCTCGAGACATGGATGTAAGGACTTCGAATTGCGGATCTGTTGACGCTC of the Cryptococcus gattii WM276 chromosome H, complete sequence genome contains:
- a CDS encoding uncharacterized protein (Similar to TIGR gene model, INSD accession AAW42044.1) — its product is MAPFTLNWGIISTGRISTTFAQDLLVDPATRNTKDVNHKIAAVGSRSVQSAQTFIDKLKESSEGKPWAWGVKNGVLDGVKARGNYEEVYNDPDVTVVYVGTPHVLHHRNAKDALLAGKHVLLEKPACLEVEELDELIKIAKEKNLFFMEAVWTRFQPIAYAIEEVIKSGILGKPRRFSADFSMDVNLDALPDSSRMINPALGGGSLLDMSAYPSVWAMLLVHRHPLNTDKDPKVLFTHQTIYPRSGVDINSRWLVEWKGLCQGMLMTDLGNAGQKGSTAVLQCDEGDLVIAYGPSRPDTFYIHPRPSRFPGPKGTITSSTTHYHPFHDGNNGMSYEADEVARCIRDGKIESERMPWNESRVVQGWVDKVRKEGPSETAKLVGTAGQ
- a CDS encoding Hypothetical protein (Similar to SGTC gene model, INSD accession EAL20373.1; CNBF1830), with translation MIYSMNLALEHKINNPHDSYQKVADLYGVSKSTLYDRHANVHASITTSAARHLSIVQEEELVKKINEYAERGTLLTPRHVVEFAEAIYGGKLGINWGSRFIQRHHDTIHSRFSSYSELGRLQADTPETRRAFYHLVKEVYDSGLYAPHLIFNMDETAFELSSSRRVRRVAPRTHPRNGQAVPPSNEHITSVACIGIDSAPVPPLIIYQGAHLQESWFNVREEGDDVRQLAITTNSGWINSYVMLKWLEEAFDPFTRDIASGGRQRRLLILDGAEPHTKVDFLEACWARNIVVLLLPAKMSGRFQPLDVDFFNTLKAAYHRQVDAYQLGSSLRGVAKGMFWGWHQRAWRETTTSRQIRGAWRKSGLFPLDPVVMGVEEQVLGTPPPQAVAVEPLTPHSLRILRANGRAVRQGKLTSYQSMVKLEKATEQHLARIALLEKELASANAALALERATRGSRRRQRYPEGQLFDPSYQEEHAEELATRKAKEAEARRKRRQTARVGHCRAESNAAHACTPGPSGTS